The segment TACAGCCCTCGTATCACCGAGTTGAGGCATGACCGCAGCCCGCTAGGAGGAAGAGGCAGCCCAAGGACCGGTGAGACCCGATCGTCCAAGTTGGGCGAAGGATCAACACCAAAGTGAAGCAAGAATGATGCACTGCTCATATGAGCTATGCAACTACCTGAAATCAGCTATACTAATGATTTCTGTATAACTACGGCGTACGGTTATATGATGTCTTATGATCAAGTATCAAGTATGAGTCTATGAGAATGTTTATGTATATCTCTAGCCTAGTATATCACCCCTTCCTCTTTTTTTGGTGTATTTCCTGATTTGGAGCACCATATGTGTAATCTCTGAACTACCAGAATATTAGAGTGACTACTTGGTAACCTTTTGAGTTTCATTTGCTAAATTCCTGTCAGAACTTGTGGATGATTCATACTGAAAACTATTTGTATTCATTAATTCTTTAAAAGAAACAGGATTATAGTTGGCATCCTTTATGCTTGTGTGCTGAGCTGAAATATCAAATACGAGTGCTGTATACTCGTATTCTTCTATCAGAGATGAAGTTTCTTAAGTTATTACTAGTTAACATATGAAACTCAGTTGGCCCAATTTCCCTCTAGAATTTGGACACATTTTGTTAGCTATATGCATTAGTGAGCAGCAACAAGCATAAATCTTGATATTTAAAGAACATTTCAATAGCTTTATTCATTTTCTGAACTGAAGAAAACCTCAAGCTTGATTGGTGATTGAGACTTGTGTATAACCCGATGTATAAAGTTGTGCTATAAAATCTCAAGCTATTGCGATGTAACTAGTTTCCAGATGACTTTTCTTCCTTGATTTGTGGCAACGATGTGATTTGTAGCTTCTCTTTAAGCGTCATGACCATGatatgtttcctttttctttaagataatgaaagtttttttttattgatctcagtcaattacatcaagatgataCAATTGTCCTGAGAACTGACATGCTTCAAAGACCTATACCGAATGTtatgatctactccctccatctacttttgatagtcatatttccaaatctgaaaattttatttttgataggcatatttcaatccaacaacttatcatcttaatgactttcttggatttaatgcatgactcttcaTTTTTCCatacatgattggctacatgggcattgagaaatgtaaatattaatgaatcgcttgtttacgaggaatgactagtagcatatttaaatagatgataagtagaattacttatccttggtctgtgtgccaagatgaaatatgactatcaaaagtagatggagggagtatttcagaATATAAGTATCTTTCAAAATAGTCGGCGCTGGCGTGAATCACGTTAAATCCAATGAGAAACTACAAGTCGGCACAATAATGCAATATAGAGTTGGTCTTGATCCAACAAATTCTAGACTCAAGAACTTCATCACCAATGCGCATGCGAAAAAACAAGATAAGATGACACATGACTGATTTTGACAGAAAGAtgattgcatatttgcatagGGACATACCAATTGTCTGAGTCTACTTACAGGACATCCACTGCTGATTTTTCAGTCAGTAATTTGCTGGTAAAGGCCATCAGGTATGATACACATTAGAGAGCTGCAAGCTGGAAAACCAAGTGCAGCTACACATTATGTCTGTACTTCTGTACTCAGTTGCAGGGTACTTGAGAGCTGCAAGCTGGAAAACCAAGTGCAGCTACTGTCTCTGACTGTACTTGTTCATGTTACTACTTACTATAGAGGGGAAGATGCCAATATCAAGATGCAGCTCTTTCTAGTGAAGTTTTATCTGatgaaagaaacaaagagaagAACCTCCAACACATGCCTGCAGTAGGTAGAAAGGGAAGAGAGGGTGCCTTACAGCCACATTCCTTCTTCAACTGCAGCCATTATTTCAGCTTTAGAAAGCACACTGCATTGGCCCTGAAGCATTGACCTCCAGAGAATTCATTCATCAGCATGCTAGCTGAGGGAGGTTGAGATCATAGATAGGATCATAGGAGCTGCTACCCTGTCATGCCGCTGGGCGAAACGACACCCCGTTTGTCGACAATCATGGTCGCCTTTTTCGTGACCGATGGATAATTTCCCCGACAACCCGTGAGCCGGGACTAGTAACCCAGGATTGCTTCCACAGGTGATGAAACTGTGCTGGAAAGATGGACAAGGGGTGATCCCAACCACAAGAACCCTCTGAATGATGAGAGTGGGGGGTCAAGAGAGTAGTGGCTGGAATTCATCGGCGCGGCGGAGAAAAGTTCAGGCAGAATGATCCATCTCTTGAGGTCCATAGCTGATGGCTGGATGAGAATTGTGTGCACCAGGAGGCATTGTTCTTTGTGTTCTTTCACCATCATTTGATTTGCAGACAGTAAGTAGTGTGTCACACCCAGCAGGGAATTCCCTGAGAAATGGTCCCATTTTGACAGGCCAAAGCTCCTTTTCTCTCCAGGCGTCTCTGAATTCATCATCCCTGATCAGTTCCTTTCCTACATGCCTCTTCCATCTACTTTGATGCATTGCCATTGGTTTTatctaacctttttttttttcagattgttGATAGCAATGTGACAATTCCTATAGAGGGTGTAGATGGATCAATCAAAAAGTTCAGATAGCAGATCCAAAGGCATGTTAGGTGATAAGAGACAGGCAGAACATCCAGAAATCTACAGATGTGACACTGAATAATTGGAATAAATTGTGTCGCTCCAGTAAGTCAAGCCTGGACTAGTTGTTTCTTGTTGGAGGAAAAGAACGGCTGGAATGCCTCTGTGGCCTGTAGAACTGATGAAACTGAACTCTGAAGAGACTGCTCAACATTTGTACGAGAGAATGACCAACACTAGTTAGTTTTGAACAATGAGCACAATGCAATCATATATCATATTTCTGACAAAGATGCATTTCATATTTGCAAGATTTTTCGCTGTATAAACTGTTTCCATACTGCAGACTACCACCTGGGATCCTCAGAAAGCTCCAGATGCTCCCAGAATTTTGatccaaaaaaattaagttcCAAAAAACCATCGCCATGAAGGCTTAATTGCTTACAGTTTGCACTATTGCAAGTTATGGGTGTAGTTCTGTTCTATGGAGATGGAACCAGGAAACACGAGCAAAGCACATCATACTCAAGTTGACCAATCagcatactccatccgtcccaaaaaaaaaaaccaacctagatATGGATGGGGCATAATTTCGAACAACGAAACTGGACGTGATCTATGCCTAGGTTGGCttttttagggacggagggagtacactagCTGTGTGAAGTTTCAATATTCTATAATTCACAGGAGAAAGGACTACAAGTTATGGATCTGATTTCTGAAAGAAAGCATTATCAATCACTGAAGATTCATATTTCCAGGTTTCAAGATGACCCAGGTATAAGCATGCCCAAGTAGCATATTGCAAGCTTGGGTGAAACACCTCAAGAGTCAAGAGCCACAGTAGACGAAACCAAAGAAAACAACCACCTTAATAACTCAATGACCCATCAAAGGATTAGTTGAACCTtgtgccaaaaaaaacaaagtaattCAGCAACCACAAGATCACGTCACTGTTTACTATTATTCATACATCACACTGATTGTCTAGTTTCAAATTTCTTAACTTGAGAATTTGCGTCCTGTCATCTTCTCAGATTCGTACAAAATGTGATTGATAAGGCCCCTTGCCGCACTGCACAGCAAGAATCAATAAGAAGATATGTACAAACAATATAAAGTACCAAACGATAAGAAGTATCATCCAAACAATGGTGTGGAAAGAGAAGTAACTTACTCATCCTTCATTTTCTGTATCTTCTCTGGATCAGTTTCATGCATGTTTTTCTTAAACTGCTCCCTGACCATTGAAACAAGAAGCCCCGTATTGTGTTTCTGAGTAACAAGATATGACAATTCAGTCAGGAAAAAACATGTGCAAGTTGATAAAAGATATCCCATAAaatcaggaaaagaaaaaggaaagagttCTTAATCTTAGTTTTGCTGGATTTTATTGCACACTGTGTACCTGACTCTCATGAATCTTGCAAACTTTATAAAAGATTAACCGGTTATATTTTTCATCTACATTTTATGGAGATCAATATGAAGtgcctaaaaaaaataatccttcTTACTATGTGATTTTTCCAGAAAAGCATCAGTTCATTAGATAAgatttctaaaaagaaaacaaaggaaagcaTCCCAAGATTCCATTTGGAATACAAGTCTAGATGATGAGCTGAAAATGGATAATTAGACAGATttctgaaaagaaaacaaaggaaagtaTCCCAAGATTCCACTTGGAATACAAGTCTAAAGGATGAAGTGAAAATGGGATAATTAGACAGATttctgaaaagaaaacaaaggaaagtaTCCCAAAATTCCATTTGGAATACAAGTCTAAAGGATGATCTGAAGATGGGATAATTAGACTTTTTAGGGTTCATTCGGCACTACCATTTCCCAGCTTATATTCCCTCATTTTCCACGCGCGCACTTCTgaactactaaacagtgtgtttttttgtaaaaaaaattctataggaaagtggctttaaaaatcatattaattaatcatgcgctaatgagcCATTTCGTTTTGCGTGCTGGGATGAGCAGATCCCGACCTGCTcatccgaacacacccttactcAGTAGAGAACTGTGAGTTGATATGTGTTCAGAAAGAGTACACGCAACACAAGATAGTAAGATGGAAAAGTGAAAACCAAATATGTGTACCTGATGCCCAATGAACCTGGCCCTCCTTAAGCATTCACGGTACAGCTacaacatgaaaaaaaacaatgttcaACAGCAAATGACATTTTTGCCTCATCTGACATTATTTCATTTCATTGCAATGGTATCTCATAAATAAACACAACGAAAAATCAGGCTACACAGGCATGACAGACATGTTTTGGAAAAGCTTAAGTAAAGTTTTAGGGTGATTCACTGATAGAGCTGCTCTAACTATACATGTAAAACATTTACAAGACTGACTGTAGAACTGTTCTAACCAAAGAACCATACATGTAGAAATTAGGGATTGACTATAGAAATGCTCAAACCAATAACCATAGATGATACATGTAAGAAAATTCAGGACTGACTATAGAGCTGCTCAAACCAATAACCATACATGTAAGAAAGTTTGGGACTGACTATATAACCGATCTAACCATGCATGTTAAAATTCAGGACTGACTGCTCATCACCACGCACAGGTCGTGTTGATGTCGTCGATCGGAAAAGACGTAACGCAGAACTGATACTTACTCTGATCACATTATCAGCAAGCTCTGGAGGCAAAGCCTTTTGAATCGAAGGCATCTCCTTCCACCCACTCTTCAGTCTCTGAACCAGTCACTGAAAacatgtaacaaaaaaaaaaaaagatcaaaccCCTAACACTTAAAAACCAGAGTTACCCcacaaaaatattccaattCTACCACAACCAATCGCTCTGCCGGGCATTCTTCTCCACACCACACCAGACCAACGATCGATCCAAAAACAAAAGAACGGCACCATATGTGGCCGTCGGGATTGAAGATCCGAAAAATGAAAGTTAGCCTAACCGTCAAGCCAAGCCCCCAACGAACTAGGACAGTGGGAATCTTGCAGTGCAGCTCCGACATGGAATCGAACTTGGCGAATCCCATGTTCTTGGCCCCGCTAGCCTGAGGCCTTACCAGCTCTTCGTCCGTCGTCatcggaggaagaggaggagcagaaCAGAAAAGGGCGCAGACGGGGAGGGGTGTACCTGTGACTGCCGCGGCGGTCGCCGTGGGGAGGGGGAGattgacggtggcggcggcggcggcggcgcgcgggcgggaggGGAcgagagcggcagcggcggcggcgtcgtcaaGCTGCGGCGCACGGGGAGGAGGCGTTGCAGAGATGGCCGATGGGATGTTTATGGGCCGGAGTAGAGAGGCCCAGCCCAAGAGAAAATTTGGCCCACCAACAAATGGGCCTCAGGCCCTCTGAAATTGGGCTTACACGAGGAGACATAGCCCCACAACAGTTTTGTTGTATATTTGTCGACACATGTAATTATAGAATATTATGGAgggattttttaaagtaacaatgtaattacaccacaattatattataattatatttgttaaatttttttaaaaaaatttgttgacaaatgtataggtaatACCTAGGTGACATCGTGAGTTCTGGCCTAATAGTGAATGTTCAATTTGGTAATGTTAAATTTTGGCACATTCGGCATTAGTGAGTTTTGGTGGTGTTAGGATATGTTTTGGTtaaagccaaattttggtagatTTTTTAAGGGGGAGACTTAAAGAATTATCAACATTTCGTACGGTGATATTGGTAAgagtatgtttagtttgttgtcctattaaaatttggtaGGGTTGACATTGAATGTGTCAAGAAAAAACTTAACTTTAGAACTGATTTCAGGTATTTTTAATGTGCTTTTTTTaatattggcttttaagtcactaaaATAggtatataaaacttttacttatataaattatttttttatcgctAATAAAGCTGATTTAGCTTATAATCAACTC is part of the Oryza glaberrima chromosome 12, OglaRS2, whole genome shotgun sequence genome and harbors:
- the LOC127756745 gene encoding uncharacterized protein LOC127756745 encodes the protein MPSIQKALPPELADNVIRLYRECLRRARFIGHQKHNTGLLVSMVREQFKKNMHETDPEKIQKMKDDAARGLINHILYESEKMTGRKFSS